From Melospiza georgiana isolate bMelGeo1 chromosome 33, bMelGeo1.pri, whole genome shotgun sequence, the proteins below share one genomic window:
- the LOC131095098 gene encoding titin-like, whose product MSLNQMQIKQELQLPPGLGKTTPKQSPEHPQIPVPEPLPEKAKFPEKAIPEAGKGETALPQEQQTQIPAVFPNPEPAPRLEEKSCQEPTLEKQEVKEIPVPVPVPCAQEKQQRQEIPVSIPEKQECKEIPVSIPEKQECKDIPVSIPDPVQCAQEKQECKEIPVSTPEKQECKEIPVSIPEKQECKEIPVSIPEKQECKDTPVPIPVSNPEPTPCSQEKQECKEIPVSVPEKQEKQECKEIPVSIPEKQECKDTPVPIPVPDPDPIPSSQEKQEFQEVPVPIPDQQQRSIPEKFPPLEQQLEQPGPWQK is encoded by the exons ATGTCTCTGAACCAGATGCAAAtcaagcaggagctgcagctccccccCGGTTTGGgtaaaaccaccccaaaacagaGCCCCGAGCATCCCCAAATCCCGGTGCCCGAGCCGCTCCCGGAAAAGGCGAAATTCCCAGAAAAGGCGATCCCAGAAGCGGGAAAAGGGGAAactgccctgccccaggagcagcaaacCCAAATCCCTGCGGTATTCCCGAACCCCGAACCTGCTCCGCGCCTGGAAGAGAAATCCTGCCAGGAACCGACGCTGGAGAAGCAGGAGGTCAAGGAGATCCCggttcccgttcccgttccctgcgcccaggagaagcagcagcgCCAGGAGATCCCGGTGTCCATCCCAGAAAAACAGGAATGCAAGGAGATCCCGGTGTCCATCCCAGAAAAACAGGAATGCAAGGAcatcccagtttccatcccCGACCCTGTCCAGTGTgcccaggaaaagcaggaatgcaAGGAAATCCCGGTGTCCACCCCGGAAAAGCAGGAGTGCAAGGAAATCCCGGTGTCAATCCCAGAAAAACAAGAATGTAAGGAAATCCCGGTGTCCATCCCAGAAAAACAGGAGTGCAAGGacacccctgtccccatcccagtttCAAACCCTGAGCCCACCCCGTGttcccaggaaaagcaggaatgcaAGGAAATCCCGGTGTCCGTcccagaaaagcaggaaaaacaggAATGCAAGGAAATCCCGGTGTCCATCCCAGAAAAGCAGGAGTGCAAGGacacccctgtccccatcccagtcccaGACC CAGACCCCATCCCATCttcccaggaaaagcaggaattccAGGAGGTCCCGGTGCCCATCCCGGATCAGCAGCAGCGCTCCATTCCCGAGAAATTccctcccctggagcagcagctggagcagcccggCCCGTGGCAGAAATAG